The Toxorhynchites rutilus septentrionalis strain SRP chromosome 3, ASM2978413v1, whole genome shotgun sequence genome includes a region encoding these proteins:
- the LOC129774195 gene encoding uncharacterized protein LOC129774195 — protein sequence MAILPQPRVTPYVRPFTFTGLDYFGRIVKRRRSNEKRWVALFTCLTIRAVHVEVVHTLSAESCRLAIRRFISRRGAPQQIFSDNGTNFRGAARVISDEIKVLNKQLATTFTNAEIEWIFNPPSAPHMGGVWERKVRSTNALKSLHHKQKINDEELMTLLSEAEMIVNSHPLAFVPLEDTTQEAITPNNILLASSSSTNTSSGIPVNEVISLRVNWKMMQQILNQFRKRWIQGYLPTIARRTKWFNDVRPLQIDDQVVIVDETVRNGWLRGRIVKVYTACDGQVRKVDIQTSSGVFQRPAIKVALLDVLQSSKAVSKSGITGRGVKDCER from the coding sequence ATGGCTATTCTACCACAGCCTAGAGTGACACCTTATGTTCGCCCGTTTACCTTCACTGGTCTAGATTATTTTGGGCGGATCGTGAAGCGTCGTCGTAGTAATGAGAAACGATGGGTGGCACTTTTCACGTGCTTGACCATACGAGCTGTACACGTTGAAGTAGTGCACACGTTATCTGCTGAATCCTGTAGACTGGCGATTCGCCGTTTCATATCCCGGAGAGGTGCACCGCAACAAATATTCAGCGATAACGGTACCAATTTCCGGGGAGCTGCTCGCGTGATTTCCGATGAGATAAAAGTTCTTAATAAGCAATTAGCCACCACATTCACCAATGCAGAAATTGAGTGGATTTTCAATCCACCTTCCGCTCCCCATATGGGCGGTGTGTGGGAGCGGAAAGTACGCTCAACAAACGCGCTCAAATCTTTGCACCAtaagcaaaaaataaacgatgAGGAGTTAATGACACTTTTATCAGAAGCTGAAATGATAGTCAACTCCCATCCTCTGGCATTTGTACCGCTGGAAGATACAACCCAAGAAGCTATTACCCCGAACAACATCCTACTTGCGAGCTCGAGTAGTACCAACACTTCATCAGGGATACCTGTAAATGAGGTAATCTCCTTGAGAGTAAATTGGAAGATGATGCAACAAATTCTGAATCAGTTCAGGAAGCGATGGATTCAAGGCTACCTGCCAACCATAGCTCGTCGCACCAAGTGGTTCAACGATGTTCGCCCGCTTCAAATTGACGATCAGGTGGTCATCGTAGACGAAACGGTTCGTAACGGATGGTTACGGGGCCGTATTGTGAAAGTTTATACAGCGTGTGATGGGCAAGTAAGGAAGGTCGATATTCAAACTTCCTCTGGAGTGTTCCAGAGACCAGCAATCAAAGTAGCTTTGTTAGACGTCCTGCAGAGTAGTAAGGCCGTTTCAAAATCAGGCATTACGGGTCGGGGTGTTAAGGATTGCGAACGATAG